The window ACACTTTGGATAAGTATATTGAGTCCTTTTGAATCATGGGATGCTCAAAGGACCCGATTAACCTTTAAGTTTTTATGGGAAAATAAAATAGAAACTCTAAAAGAGCTAAAGTTAGCCTATATACCAGAAGACCTGGAATATCCTCTGCAACATGACTACATCAGGAAGGATGATTTATTATTCTGCTCTGAAAATAAACCTAAGAGGCTGAAATTCTCCTTCAAACTATTAAAACTACATAGATATCTTGAAAAATATTTTTCTCAAAAATCTGAATTCCCTATTCATATCAGCTACTTGGCCATCGACTATTTTAGTATCTATACGCTTCATAGGGAATTATCCTTTAGCCAACTAAAGGTAGAAGCTGAGAATTTCTTTAATCCTGTTTTTTATCAAATCCCTAGGATGATTTTGAAGAGAACAGAAAAGATAGAAACAATAGAAATTGCCTATAAGGCAGGCTGGAAAATCAATGTGAATCACAAGAATATTTGATAATATGAAAAGAAGAGATTTTGTAAAGTCACTGCCAATATTGGCGGTTGCTCCTTCTATTTTGAGTTATACTCAAAAAGAAGAAATCCATTTAGTAGCCTTAGGGACTGCTGCTTCAAAACTGATCGGACGAAGTAGTGATAATCTGAAAGTTGATAGCATCACCTTTATCACTGATAAAAGGCCCCGTATATCAAAGATGAATTGTGAGTTTATCCAATTTGCACCTCCTAATTCAGCTTATGATTATTATGGTGGGTTCAGGTTTTTAAAAAAGGAAATACCAATGCAGCTGGAGCTGTCAGATCAAATCAAACAAAGACTGGATAGCTTAAAAGGAAGGGTAATTCTTATTGCTGGACTGGGAAAGTTTACAGGAACTTTCATGTACTCGCCAATCACAAATTACTTAGACTCTAAAGGTTTCAAAACAGAAGGCTTGTGTTCACTGCCCTTTGAATTTGAAGGGGGTTTTTGGAGAAAAGCTTCAATAAAAACTGCTAGCAGCATTCAGGGCAATCAGAAAGTTTTGGATTTTGAACAGATAAGAAAGCAGAAAGGTAATGTTTCTATTCGCTCTGCTTTTGAATATGCTGATGATTGGATGTTAGGGGTATTGCGTATCATGTTGTAGTGATATGAAGTATGATAAAGAATCAATTCAGTTAAAAATACCCTGTAGTTGGTATTGTTTGAGAAATGATTAAGCGTTAGATTTATAATGAATTCTGGAGATAATGTCGTAAGATTCGTTTTTAGCGATGCTCCAGACTTACTTCTAGGATTTTAAAAAATAAAATTTCTAAAATAAATATAAAATCATGTCAAATTTCTATTGTGAATATTGTGGATTAAAATCTCATAGTGTAGCACACTTGACTAGTGGCAAATGTCATAAATCTCCATTAGGTTCAAATAAAAGTAATCATAAGCTCTATGAAGGGAGTGAAAAATCACAGTACACATGTAAATTTTGTGGATCAAAATCACATAGTATTTTACATCTTACAAGTGGTTCGTGTCATCGACATCCCGATGGAAGTAATAAGGGAAAGCACAGCCCAGCACTTTAAACGACTAAAAAGTAATTAATATCAAAAAATTATTGCACTACTTGCAGGAACCTTGCAGTGTTCCCCTTTTAAAAACCCTTAATCTAACCAGTATGGGCATACTCTGCAAAAAGTGCAAGGAATGCAAGAATGTGTCATCATATTAAATTTTTCTTCCCCTGAAGCAATTGCTTTTGGGGAAAGAAAAATGATAATTACACATAACTGAGATCAAAAATAGACATCTTTAACATTCGACAATGGAAGCATCAACATCAATCAAACAAATGTTAGCAGGGAACAGAATTTTTGTTCCTACTTATCAACGTGCTTATTCTTGGGACACAGAATTTGAAAGTAGTAAAACGCCTAAACAAGTAAACACATTTCTGTCTGACTTGGAAGACTACAATCGAAGCACAACAAAATCAAAATACTATTTCGGACACTTTTTATTTGAAGAAAAGGAAGTTAATAAATTCGGAGTAATTGACGGTCAACAGCGACTTACAACAATTGTCATTTTTCTTTCGGCTTTGTTCGCTCGAATTAAGCAAATCAGACCTTTAAATGAAACCGAACAAGAAACATTTGAAGACATCATTAAAAGAAATTCAACTTATCGCTTTGCAACAGTTGATTATGATAACCAGCTTTTCAAAGACTATGTAATTGACAAATCCAAAAAGGATAAAAACGGACTTGAAACAGAATCAGCAAAACGAATTGTAACTGCTTTTGACTTTTTTGCTCAAAAACTTATAAATAAAGATGAAGCATATCTTTTAAAAATTCTTGAAACTGTTCAAAGTGCATCTTGCACAACACACCCAGTTACAGACGAATCAGAAGCAATTCAAATGTTTATATTCCAAAACAACAGGGGTAAAAAACCTTCAAATTTGGAGATTATAAAGGCTCAATTTATGTTTAATGTTCATCTTTACGGTGGCGAAGAAAAGGAAACATTAATTGATGAAATTAAATCAAGATTTGAAAAGATTTATAAATCAATTTCATCAATCGAATACAATATAAACGAAGATGATGTTTTGGTTTACACATTAAGAGTTCATTTCAATTCTCTTTGGGAGTCAAACGCAATTGAGAAAATCAATAAACTTCTTTCGGAAGAAAATTCAATTTCATTTATCAAGGATTTTACTCGTTCACTTGCGATAAGTTTTGAGCATTTAACGTCGTTCTTTGGCAAAGACCAAAGAGAAAATCTTGAAATTCATTCACTCATTTCACTTGGTGGCATTGGTATTTCTATTCCATTTATCATAAAGGCTTACAAATTCGGACTTTCCAAAATTGACATATCACAACTTTGTTCAAGTCTTGAATCATTAGTAATAAGACACAGACTAATAGGAACAAGAGCAGATATAACATCACGACTTAATGATGTTTACCAAAAATTCACTTCTGAGAATCCTGACATTTCACCAATAATTATTAGAATTGATTGGATGAAAACTACACAAGATTGGTGGTGGTCATATTGGGGTAACAATGAATTAGAAAAAGCATTACAAGGCGGCATTAATCACTCGACAGCAAAATTCTTACTTTGGAAATACGAAAACCATCTTGAATCACAAGGGAAAAGTGGTTACTCACCGACAAGATTTGATAAAATAACAAGTCCAGAATTGGAGCATATTGCACCACAGACAGAAAATCCAGAAACAGGTTACGACACTTATGATGAAGAATTTATAAATCAACACATCAACTGTTTAGGAA is drawn from Belliella baltica DSM 15883 and contains these coding sequences:
- a CDS encoding DUF262 domain-containing protein; translation: MEASTSIKQMLAGNRIFVPTYQRAYSWDTEFESSKTPKQVNTFLSDLEDYNRSTTKSKYYFGHFLFEEKEVNKFGVIDGQQRLTTIVIFLSALFARIKQIRPLNETEQETFEDIIKRNSTYRFATVDYDNQLFKDYVIDKSKKDKNGLETESAKRIVTAFDFFAQKLINKDEAYLLKILETVQSASCTTHPVTDESEAIQMFIFQNNRGKKPSNLEIIKAQFMFNVHLYGGEEKETLIDEIKSRFEKIYKSISSIEYNINEDDVLVYTLRVHFNSLWESNAIEKINKLLSEENSISFIKDFTRSLAISFEHLTSFFGKDQRENLEIHSLISLGGIGISIPFIIKAYKFGLSKIDISQLCSSLESLVIRHRLIGTRADITSRLNDVYQKFTSENPDISPIIIRIDWMKTTQDWWWSYWGNNELEKALQGGINHSTAKFLLWKYENHLESQGKSGYSPTRFDKITSPELEHIAPQTENPETGYDTYDEEFINQHINCLGNYLLLSKSHNCSVGNRPFADKRASYTHLEQQREIQELTKDNPIWTRDLIQKRKEKIVQFLMTTV